One stretch of Dehalococcoidales bacterium DNA includes these proteins:
- a CDS encoding cell division protein FtsH has translation MEALQTLVNPAQTLVSPQQTAVQPAQTGVTAYQTDGGGMTEMLTAIMPLIMIMMVMMMLMPMFKGMSKGFD, from the coding sequence ATGGAAGCATTGCAGACTCTGGTAAACCCAGCGCAAACGCTGGTTTCCCCACAGCAGACCGCGGTTCAGCCCGCTCAGACCGGCGTGACAGCCTACCAGACGGACGGTGGGGGCATGACGGAAATGCTGACGGCAATCATGCCGCTGATCATGATTATGATGGTTATGATGATGCTCATGCCTATGTTTAAAGGCATGTCCAAAGGCTTTGATTAA
- a CDS encoding ATP-binding protein encodes MKEGDIGILNEIAELEKTWPFSTQGGELGWSFRDVRKQPAVLNRLFLEGLLDNPFKSNSYTGYRLSELGRRAVETGEQPETTEMETEKLEIPDDLFDVIEGYNDIKQLIGVVLRSEKPVHLLFTGVPASAKTMFLMELSRLGAPYIIGSQSSRAGIADLLFDAQPQILLVDEIDRIGTKDISVLLSLMATGIVSETKHSKQRSITIDTRVFAACNTLRLAPELISRFMVLEFKPYSLNDFLTVSTNILVKHENISPDLAAYIGQQTWQFPSRFPDPRQAVRIARLAKTKKEVDDVLELLRRHGAGLTK; translated from the coding sequence ATGAAAGAAGGCGACATTGGAATCCTTAATGAAATAGCAGAGCTGGAGAAGACCTGGCCTTTTAGCACACAGGGTGGTGAACTTGGCTGGTCGTTTAGAGATGTACGAAAGCAACCGGCCGTCCTTAATCGGCTCTTTCTTGAGGGTTTGCTGGATAACCCCTTCAAGAGTAATAGCTATACGGGGTACCGTCTCTCTGAGCTTGGCAGGAGGGCAGTTGAGACTGGGGAGCAACCGGAGACTACAGAGATGGAGACGGAAAAACTAGAGATACCTGACGACCTTTTTGATGTGATTGAGGGCTACAACGACATCAAGCAACTTATAGGAGTAGTGCTTAGGAGCGAGAAGCCGGTTCATCTCCTTTTTACCGGTGTTCCCGCCTCGGCTAAGACTATGTTTCTCATGGAGCTTTCAAGATTAGGAGCGCCGTATATCATCGGCTCTCAGTCTAGCCGGGCTGGTATCGCCGACTTGCTCTTTGACGCACAGCCCCAGATCCTGCTGGTTGATGAGATAGATAGAATAGGAACAAAGGATATCTCGGTGCTTCTATCACTGATGGCTACGGGCATAGTCTCAGAAACCAAGCATAGCAAGCAGCGCTCGATCACCATAGATACCAGAGTTTTTGCTGCTTGTAACACCTTAAGGCTAGCACCGGAGCTAATCTCGCGGTTCATGGTGCTTGAGTTCAAGCCATACAGTCTCAATGACTTTTTGACCGTGTCTACCAATATCCTGGTGAAGCATGAGAATATATCTCCCGACTTGGCAGCATACATTGGGCAACAGACGTGGCAGTTTCCCTCCCGGTTCCCCGATCCGAGACAAGCGGTGAGGATAGCCAGGCTAGCAAAAACCAAAAAAGAAGTGGACGATGTTCTTGAGCTATTACGTCGTCATGGGGCTGGTTTGACAAAGTGA
- a CDS encoding J domain-containing protein, with product MTGKFDELHKSWVGDLNKLSAKWCEDFQGIVGGYADSVMGDAFDPQKFTEFLRSSGVDFTGLLGALRGQGQPAADPYWILGLDRSASDEEVKARHRELARKLHPDASGTEGTNRFFQMVQTAYEAIERERGW from the coding sequence ATGACTGGGAAATTTGACGAACTGCACAAGTCATGGGTTGGCGATCTTAATAAGCTCAGCGCGAAATGGTGCGAGGATTTTCAGGGGATTGTAGGGGGCTATGCCGATTCGGTGATGGGGGATGCTTTTGACCCCCAGAAGTTTACGGAATTTCTGCGTAGCAGCGGCGTGGATTTCACCGGCTTACTGGGAGCGCTGCGGGGACAAGGGCAGCCGGCGGCTGACCCTTATTGGATTTTGGGTTTGGATAGGTCCGCATCCGATGAGGAGGTGAAGGCGAGGCATCGTGAACTGGCTCGCAAACTTCACCCTGACGCTTCCGGTACCGAGGGCACTAACCGGTTTTTTCAGATGGTGCAGACAGCTTATGAGGCTATAGAGAGAGAAAGGGGGTGGTAA
- a CDS encoding AAA family ATPase, with amino-acid sequence MNTPRITDTVSGYIFAWEQEHLTVEVNRLHNHSDGRVTGEIAISTSAPGYSPHLHQAHFNFSATRSRNELGKNMDERYGKLADWPTVLEQLCVYTLERMRRGEPLVELRPGDGIKPPEYLLEPLILKNNPVIIFGDPGSAKSTIALILSQIMAYPDDNYGLDITPPSHNVKCLYLDYETDDNTLRWLLTKLKRGTGLSQAALSYRRCVLPLAQDLDQIHRHIHDIGAEVIIIDSLGLACAGDLKDAQVALAFFSALRQIKTTSLILAHTAKNPETKKRTVFGSVFFEAQARSIWEVWKRQDPGEDEMDIALFNRKPPPFEKLYPPVGIHLEFGPDTIKVSPAQPRTISEFLAGLGTQMQIQEVLKHGLMSTKEITDTLGISRGAADSAIKRLKDKGKIVRVIDKWGLTEIEGDL; translated from the coding sequence ATGAACACTCCCAGAATCACGGATACTGTAAGTGGCTACATATTCGCCTGGGAGCAAGAGCACTTAACCGTTGAGGTCAACCGCCTTCACAATCACAGTGACGGCAGAGTAACCGGTGAGATAGCTATCAGTACCTCGGCACCTGGTTACAGCCCTCATCTGCACCAGGCGCATTTTAACTTCAGTGCCACCCGCAGCCGTAATGAACTAGGTAAAAACATGGATGAGAGATACGGGAAACTAGCCGATTGGCCTACAGTGCTGGAGCAGCTGTGCGTATACACACTGGAGAGGATGAGACGGGGTGAGCCATTGGTTGAGCTCCGACCCGGCGATGGAATCAAGCCGCCAGAGTATCTTCTGGAGCCGCTTATTCTCAAGAATAACCCTGTCATTATTTTCGGCGATCCTGGTAGTGCAAAGTCGACCATAGCACTTATCCTTTCTCAAATCATGGCTTACCCTGACGATAATTACGGGCTCGATATCACCCCGCCGTCTCACAACGTAAAGTGCCTATATCTAGACTATGAAACCGATGATAATACCCTGAGATGGCTTTTAACCAAACTCAAGAGAGGGACAGGACTCTCCCAGGCAGCACTAAGCTACCGACGTTGTGTTTTGCCTCTAGCCCAAGATCTGGACCAAATCCACAGGCATATTCATGATATTGGAGCTGAAGTAATTATCATAGACAGCCTTGGTTTGGCTTGTGCCGGAGACCTAAAAGATGCTCAGGTAGCGCTAGCCTTTTTCTCTGCTCTCCGCCAGATCAAGACTACAAGCCTGATTCTGGCACACACTGCAAAGAACCCCGAAACAAAGAAGAGAACAGTCTTCGGCTCGGTATTCTTCGAAGCCCAAGCTCGCTCAATCTGGGAAGTCTGGAAGCGTCAAGACCCCGGAGAAGATGAGATGGATATCGCCCTTTTCAACAGGAAACCGCCGCCGTTTGAAAAGCTTTATCCGCCGGTGGGAATACACTTGGAGTTCGGCCCAGATACCATCAAAGTGTCACCGGCTCAACCACGTACGATAAGTGAATTCCTTGCCGGACTTGGCACTCAGATGCAGATTCAGGAAGTTCTTAAGCATGGGTTAATGTCGACTAAGGAAATAACGGATACTTTAGGCATATCCCGAGGCGCCGCAGATTCCGCTATCAAGCGGCTAAAAGATAAAGGGAAGATAGTCAGGGTGATTGATAAGTGGGGTCTTACTGAAATAGAGGGGGATTTATGA
- the bet gene encoding phage recombination protein Bet codes for MVTQTKDISATQQEKAVIVWQEGQITVSFSDVKQYLCPKATEPEIIMFLKTCQAFGLNPWVHEAYLIKYKTDDPAAIIISTEAYQKGAENCKEFDGYEAGIILKDSTGKLEFREGAFAADGETDNLAGGWARVFRKDRQKPFYVAVNIKECQKYTREGYPTRFWREMPSTMVRKVALSRALREAFPTRLGGIVTDVEVESDGFPTGKLPPAYEKPDGEINWRKFWGKVKSELGLTTEQARELLQVESIKEELIDADWSMEKIWDELIQRLQVENHSNAKKEHIVEETTKSQRDPDTINSFGDLYQACREDFGLSSRQAVWEKLEVNSQVDIVETPKECYERIAKSEF; via the coding sequence ATGGTAACGCAAACGAAAGACATTTCCGCAACGCAGCAGGAAAAAGCCGTCATAGTCTGGCAAGAAGGGCAAATAACCGTTAGCTTTAGTGATGTTAAGCAGTACCTCTGTCCTAAAGCTACCGAGCCAGAGATTATCATGTTTCTCAAAACATGCCAAGCCTTCGGTTTGAACCCGTGGGTACATGAGGCCTATCTGATCAAGTATAAAACTGATGACCCTGCTGCAATAATCATCTCAACAGAGGCTTACCAGAAGGGGGCTGAGAACTGTAAAGAATTCGATGGCTACGAAGCGGGCATTATTTTAAAAGATAGTACCGGCAAGTTGGAGTTTCGAGAGGGTGCTTTCGCAGCTGATGGAGAGACGGACAATCTGGCTGGGGGTTGGGCCAGGGTATTCAGGAAGGACCGGCAAAAGCCCTTCTACGTAGCGGTAAACATCAAGGAGTGTCAGAAATATACCAGGGAAGGTTATCCCACTCGCTTCTGGCGAGAGATGCCTAGCACAATGGTGCGTAAGGTGGCATTATCTCGAGCCTTGCGCGAAGCCTTCCCAACTCGGCTCGGCGGGATTGTTACCGATGTTGAGGTTGAATCTGATGGATTCCCGACTGGAAAACTACCCCCGGCTTACGAAAAGCCAGATGGAGAAATAAATTGGCGTAAATTCTGGGGCAAGGTCAAATCAGAGCTGGGCCTGACAACTGAGCAGGCCAGGGAGTTATTGCAGGTGGAATCTATCAAAGAAGAACTGATCGATGCCGACTGGAGCATGGAGAAGATATGGGACGAGTTAATCCAACGTCTTCAAGTCGAAAACCATTCTAATGCCAAGAAAGAACATATTGTTGAAGAGACAACTAAGTCCCAACGAGACCCCGACACAATCAATAGCTTTGGTGATCTATATCAGGCGTGCCGGGAAGACTTCGGCTTGAGCAGCCGCCAAGCAGTCTGGGAAAAACTTGAGGTCAACTCTCAAGTAGATATAGTCGAGACCCCGAAAGAGTGCTACGAAAGAATAGCAAAGAGTGAGTTTTAA
- a CDS encoding tyrosine-type recombinase/integrase, which translates to MKTELALREFLDSRISSNLSPRTIEWYEDRLLPFAKSCPNIPRRPEPIESFLASVQGSAETKRGSFNALRTFFGFICKRHKTTNPMDAVNPPRRPKTRMATLEANEIVTLLQLADGLRERAILTLIIDNGMRAGEVCSLLKHNIKQETVIVCGKTGWREVPISGETRELLLNVAATGPGEHVFHGHKGPLTRFGIYRIVREHMVKAGIKGPKLGSHRLRHAFGKNFLIQGGDLRSLQEIMGHTDIKTTQKYATLNLTDIIKKHQKFSPLKAVHDAEQEIIFTPEILKQAEAILKGRKSNDSAGTDPGHG; encoded by the coding sequence ATGAAGACAGAGCTGGCACTTCGTGAATTCCTAGACAGCCGGATTTCGTCAAATCTAAGCCCTAGAACCATCGAATGGTACGAGGACAGGCTCCTGCCCTTTGCTAAATCTTGTCCCAATATCCCACGCAGACCAGAGCCCATTGAGAGCTTCCTGGCATCTGTACAAGGAAGTGCCGAAACGAAGAGGGGCAGCTTCAACGCCCTCCGAACGTTCTTCGGGTTTATTTGCAAACGTCACAAGACTACCAATCCGATGGACGCCGTCAATCCACCCCGTCGCCCGAAGACTCGTATGGCGACCCTTGAGGCCAACGAAATTGTGACGCTCTTGCAGTTAGCGGATGGCCTACGGGAAAGGGCGATATTAACCTTAATAATAGACAACGGCATGCGGGCCGGTGAGGTTTGCTCTCTTCTTAAGCATAACATCAAACAGGAAACGGTGATTGTGTGTGGTAAAACCGGCTGGCGTGAGGTACCCATCAGTGGAGAGACGAGGGAATTACTTCTAAATGTTGCTGCCACAGGACCCGGTGAGCATGTATTTCACGGGCATAAGGGGCCTCTGACCAGATTCGGCATATATCGTATAGTGCGCGAGCATATGGTGAAGGCGGGCATCAAGGGGCCAAAGCTCGGCTCGCACCGACTCCGACACGCTTTCGGCAAGAATTTCCTTATCCAAGGCGGTGACCTGCGATCCCTACAGGAGATAATGGGACACACCGACATAAAGACAACCCAGAAATACGCCACACTCAATCTGACCGACATTATCAAAAAGCACCAGAAGTTCAGCCCACTCAAGGCAGTTCACGATGCGGAACAGGAGATCATATTCACACCTGAAATCCTGAAGCAAGCCGAAGCAATACTGAAAGGAAGGAAGTCCAATGATAGTGCGGGCACAGATCCTGGACATGGGTGA
- the def gene encoding peptide deformylase has translation MSIREMHRLPNDSVLRQKARRVPSIDKSVLRLIDDMVETMHHSDGVGLAAPQVGVPLRVIVVQMPDEEPIAIINPEIVKRIGEREVSEACLSVPGYGGEIKRSLSVTVKGLDRQGKAFRIKANGLLAQALEHEIDHLDGTLFIDHIESPDKLYRVEPEAEAEGM, from the coding sequence ATGTCAATTCGGGAAATGCACCGCCTCCCCAACGATTCGGTGCTGAGACAGAAAGCGAGGCGAGTACCCTCCATAGACAAATCGGTCCTTCGCCTGATCGATGATATGGTGGAGACGATGCATCACTCCGACGGCGTGGGGCTGGCGGCGCCCCAGGTCGGGGTACCGCTGCGGGTGATAGTAGTCCAGATGCCGGATGAGGAACCCATCGCCATCATCAACCCTGAAATTGTTAAACGCATCGGGGAGCGGGAGGTTAGCGAAGCCTGCCTTAGCGTACCGGGCTACGGCGGCGAGATTAAGCGCTCGCTCTCGGTCACGGTAAAAGGCCTCGACCGTCAGGGAAAGGCGTTCCGGATTAAAGCAAACGGCCTGCTCGCCCAGGCCCTGGAGCATGAGATCGACCACCTGGACGGAACGCTGTTCATCGATCATATCGAAAGCCCGGATAAGCTGTACCGGGTCGAGCCCGAAGCTGAGGCGGAGGGTATGTAA
- a CDS encoding MtnX-like HAD-IB family phosphatase gives MKTLFQCDFDGTITFEDISFLILDAFGDKNWRRMFQEYKDGKISVGRFNTMAFATVKADKETLLKLVKEKAELRPGLANLLECCHRKGIEFTIVSNGLDFYIRAILEDIGLENIRVFAARTGFGSSGVEARYLGPGGKEMEEGFKEAHLKMFQESGYRVIYAGNGTSDAPPAQQAYHIFATGDLLAYFRKRKVDCTPFDDLNDIANGLELLPL, from the coding sequence ATGAAGACGCTCTTTCAATGTGATTTCGACGGTACCATTACCTTTGAAGACATCAGCTTTCTGATACTGGACGCCTTCGGCGACAAGAACTGGAGGCGGATGTTCCAGGAGTACAAAGACGGCAAGATATCGGTGGGCCGATTCAACACCATGGCCTTTGCCACGGTTAAAGCGGATAAAGAGACCCTGCTCAAGCTGGTCAAGGAAAAGGCGGAGCTACGGCCGGGACTAGCCAATCTGCTCGAATGCTGCCACCGCAAGGGGATAGAGTTTACCATCGTCTCCAACGGCCTGGACTTCTACATCCGGGCAATCCTCGAAGACATCGGACTGGAGAATATCAGGGTATTCGCCGCCAGGACCGGGTTCGGCTCTAGCGGCGTCGAGGCACGCTACTTGGGACCGGGAGGCAAAGAGATGGAAGAAGGCTTCAAAGAGGCTCACCTCAAGATGTTTCAGGAATCGGGCTACCGAGTCATCTACGCCGGCAACGGTACCTCCGACGCTCCCCCGGCGCAGCAGGCCTATCACATCTTCGCCACCGGCGACCTGCTGGCCTACTTCCGGAAGAGAAAGGTAGACTGCACACCCTTCGACGACCTGAACGACATCGCTAACGGCCTCGAGCTGCTGCCCCTCTAA
- a CDS encoding YggS family pyridoxal phosphate-dependent enzyme: MTIAENVKAILSELPEGVELVAAAKTRSPEEILEAIEAGVGIIGENYLQEAEQVYRVVGERVKWHFIGSLQKNKVGKAVRLFDMIETVDSIEIAGEIDRRCAGIGKVMPVLIEINSGRESQKTGLFPEAALAVIKEISKYPNLKVEGLMTMGPMWGDPEDSRPYFRETKKLYDEMRSLGLPGVEMRYLSMGMTNSYRVAIEEGANIVRIGTRIFGERSR; this comes from the coding sequence ATGACGATTGCGGAAAACGTAAAGGCGATTCTGAGCGAGCTGCCGGAGGGGGTGGAGCTGGTGGCGGCGGCTAAGACAAGAAGTCCGGAGGAGATCCTGGAGGCGATTGAGGCGGGGGTAGGGATTATCGGTGAAAACTACCTCCAGGAGGCGGAACAGGTCTATCGTGTCGTCGGGGAAAGGGTGAAGTGGCATTTTATCGGCAGCCTGCAGAAAAACAAGGTGGGTAAGGCGGTCAGGCTGTTCGATATGATCGAGACCGTTGACTCTATAGAGATAGCCGGGGAGATTGACAGAAGGTGTGCCGGCATCGGCAAGGTTATGCCGGTACTGATTGAGATAAACAGCGGCCGGGAGAGCCAGAAGACAGGTCTCTTTCCGGAAGCGGCGCTTGCGGTGATCAAAGAGATTTCAAAATACCCGAACCTTAAGGTAGAGGGGTTGATGACGATGGGCCCTATGTGGGGGGACCCGGAAGACTCCCGGCCGTACTTCCGGGAAACGAAGAAGCTATACGATGAAATGCGGAGCCTCGGCTTGCCCGGCGTTGAGATGCGCTACCTTTCCATGGGAATGACCAATTCCTACCGGGTTGCCATTGAGGAAGGGGCCAATATCGTTCGGATAGGCACCAGGATATTCGGCGAGCGGAGCCGTTAG
- a CDS encoding DUF134 domain-containing protein has product MGRMPKWRCVGSIPEVTFFKPLGIPYRLLEEVCLSVEEAEAIRLKDLEGLEQAECARKMNVSRPTFHRVLGSARSKLADALLNGKAIRIEGGNFEMAVRPFYCINGHRWGVPFQDMITNPPRICPTCETPNIMPIQTHQPGRGWRGQGRQQLGTINNQGGDSDA; this is encoded by the coding sequence ATGGGCAGAATGCCGAAGTGGCGCTGTGTAGGCTCGATACCCGAGGTGACCTTCTTCAAACCGTTGGGAATACCCTACCGGCTTCTCGAAGAGGTATGCCTCTCCGTAGAGGAAGCGGAGGCAATCCGGCTCAAAGACCTGGAAGGCCTGGAGCAGGCGGAGTGCGCCCGGAAAATGAATGTTTCCCGGCCTACCTTTCACCGGGTGCTGGGCTCCGCCCGCAGCAAGCTGGCCGACGCCCTCCTCAACGGGAAGGCGATACGCATCGAGGGCGGCAATTTTGAGATGGCAGTGCGCCCCTTCTACTGTATCAACGGACACCGATGGGGCGTTCCTTTTCAGGATATGATAACCAACCCGCCCCGGATATGCCCCACCTGCGAAACACCGAACATTATGCCCATCCAGACGCATCAACCGGGCCGGGGCTGGCGCGGACAGGGAAGACAGCAATTGGGAACAATAAATAATCAAGGAGGTGACAGCGATGCCTAA
- a CDS encoding NifB/NifX family molybdenum-iron cluster-binding protein, with protein MKIAISATAPNLDAEVEPRFGRCPYFIIVDPDTMQFEAVENSSAMASGGAGIASGQMIAGKGVSAVLTGNCGPNAYQVLSAAGITIITGVSGKVRDAVSAYKAGQLQNTSQPTVAAHFGMRAGSGPGQGGGMGRGKGMGMRTTDSFHGEAPAAPTADPEEELKALKEKLQSLSEQLSGIQRSIDELERKA; from the coding sequence ATGAAGATTGCCATATCAGCCACCGCCCCGAACCTCGATGCCGAAGTCGAGCCCCGCTTCGGGCGATGTCCCTATTTTATTATCGTCGATCCCGACACGATGCAGTTCGAGGCGGTCGAGAACTCCAGTGCCATGGCATCCGGCGGCGCCGGTATTGCCAGCGGCCAGATGATAGCCGGTAAAGGAGTAAGCGCGGTGCTTACCGGAAACTGCGGCCCCAATGCCTACCAGGTCCTGTCGGCAGCCGGTATTACGATAATCACCGGTGTCAGCGGCAAGGTCCGGGATGCCGTCAGCGCCTACAAGGCCGGCCAACTGCAAAATACCTCTCAGCCAACCGTAGCAGCCCACTTCGGCATGAGGGCCGGAAGCGGCCCCGGCCAGGGGGGAGGAATGGGGCGCGGCAAGGGCATGGGGATGCGGACGACAGACAGCTTCCATGGCGAGGCTCCGGCCGCCCCGACGGCGGATCCGGAAGAAGAACTGAAGGCGCTGAAGGAGAAACTGCAATCGCTGTCGGAACAGCTATCCGGCATACAGCGCTCCATTGACGAACTGGAGAGAAAAGCATAG
- a CDS encoding ATP-binding protein — protein MILSIASGKGGTGKTMVATSLALSLSQERPVKLLDCDVEEPNAHILLKPSLDCNQAVSIPVPRVDEDKCNYCGRCAEVCAYNAIAVIAERVLVFPELCHGCGACSYLCPEGAISEEGREVGVVQSGQSGNIEFVHGKLSIGEVAAPRIINEVQKYLDREKLNIIDAPPGTSCPVVAAVKHSDFCLLVTEPTCFGLNDLALAVDVIKELDIPCGVIINRDGIGDDEVDKYCLKEAIPILMRIPLDIKIARLYSQGITLAEGMPRWREAFLELFDKIERLMSNSNGREGGRQ, from the coding sequence GTGATACTCTCCATCGCCAGCGGCAAGGGCGGGACCGGGAAGACCATGGTGGCGACCAGTCTCGCCCTGTCATTAAGCCAGGAAAGGCCGGTCAAGCTACTCGATTGTGACGTCGAGGAGCCCAATGCCCATATTTTGCTGAAGCCGTCTCTCGACTGCAACCAGGCGGTATCTATCCCCGTACCCAGAGTAGACGAAGATAAATGCAACTACTGCGGCAGGTGCGCCGAGGTCTGCGCCTACAACGCCATTGCCGTGATTGCAGAGCGGGTACTGGTATTCCCGGAGCTCTGTCACGGATGCGGCGCCTGCAGCTATCTCTGTCCTGAAGGCGCTATCTCCGAGGAAGGCAGGGAGGTAGGAGTTGTCCAGTCCGGCCAGTCGGGGAATATAGAATTCGTTCACGGCAAGCTCTCGATCGGTGAGGTGGCGGCGCCCCGCATCATTAATGAGGTGCAAAAATACCTGGATCGGGAGAAACTGAACATCATTGACGCTCCCCCGGGGACATCCTGTCCGGTGGTCGCCGCTGTGAAGCACAGCGACTTCTGCCTGCTGGTCACCGAACCGACCTGCTTCGGACTTAACGATCTTGCTCTGGCAGTAGATGTGATAAAAGAACTGGACATTCCCTGCGGCGTCATCATCAACCGGGACGGCATCGGCGACGACGAAGTTGATAAGTATTGCCTTAAAGAGGCTATCCCGATACTAATGCGAATCCCGCTCGATATTAAGATTGCCCGGTTATACTCTCAGGGGATTACTCTGGCAGAGGGCATGCCCCGCTGGCGGGAAGCATTCCTCGAGCTGTTTGATAAAATCGAGCGTCTGATGAGTAACTCGAATGGTCGGGAAGGGGGCAGGCAGTGA
- a CDS encoding ATP-binding protein, whose protein sequence is MKEVTILSGKGGTGKTSVAASLASLAKNKVMVDCDVDAADLYLLLKPTFRQKQEFRGGEKAVISEDKCTGCGLCREVCRFEAISSEYKIDPISCDGCRFCYNICPADAITMQQSLSGHWFTSETRYGPLVHARLGVAQENSGKLVALVRQEAKHIAEQRGLDYIISDGPPGTGCPVISSLSGVSLAVIVTEPTLSGIHDLKRVIGVCQHFAVPVIVCINKYDINSENSHQIENYCQTQNIEVAARIPFDTLVTRALVRRIPVVEYSRNRVGREIEKLWQVVTGYLN, encoded by the coding sequence GTGAAAGAGGTTACTATCTTAAGCGGCAAAGGGGGAACCGGCAAGACCAGTGTGGCAGCATCTCTGGCCAGTCTGGCCAAAAATAAGGTCATGGTTGACTGTGACGTAGATGCCGCCGACCTCTATCTACTCCTCAAACCGACCTTCCGGCAGAAGCAGGAGTTCCGGGGCGGAGAAAAGGCGGTCATCTCAGAAGACAAATGCACCGGATGCGGGCTTTGTCGAGAAGTCTGCCGCTTCGAGGCGATAAGCAGCGAGTATAAGATCGACCCGATCTCCTGCGATGGGTGCCGCTTCTGCTATAATATCTGCCCGGCGGATGCCATCACCATGCAGCAGAGCCTATCCGGGCACTGGTTTACCTCGGAAACACGCTACGGTCCTCTGGTTCATGCCAGACTGGGGGTAGCCCAGGAGAACTCGGGGAAGCTGGTAGCCCTGGTCCGGCAGGAGGCGAAACATATCGCGGAGCAAAGAGGACTGGATTACATTATCAGCGACGGGCCACCGGGTACCGGCTGCCCGGTTATCTCTTCATTATCAGGAGTAAGCCTGGCGGTAATCGTCACCGAGCCAACCCTCTCCGGAATACATGACCTTAAGCGGGTTATCGGCGTTTGCCAGCACTTCGCCGTTCCTGTTATAGTTTGTATAAACAAGTACGATATAAACTCGGAAAACAGCCACCAAATCGAGAACTACTGCCAGACACAGAATATAGAGGTAGCGGCACGGATTCCTTTCGACACCTTAGTAACCAGGGCACTGGTCAGGAGGATTCCGGTGGTGGAATACTCCCGGAACCGTGTCGGCCGCGAGATAGAGAAGTTGTGGCAGGTTGTTACCGGATACCTGAACTGA
- a CDS encoding NifB/NifX family molybdenum-iron cluster-binding protein, which yields MKYAVPVSGGMLSQHFGHCEHFALLDVNEETKEIISKKLVPSPGHEPGFLPGWLAEEGVSVVIAGGMGSRAQELFARNRIKVVTNVLASDPEQAVLSYLAGTLETGGDVCDH from the coding sequence ATGAAATACGCAGTACCGGTAAGTGGAGGCATGCTGTCCCAGCATTTCGGCCACTGCGAGCATTTTGCTCTGCTTGATGTTAATGAGGAAACTAAAGAGATTATCAGCAAGAAGCTGGTCCCATCACCGGGACATGAACCCGGCTTTCTGCCCGGGTGGCTGGCTGAGGAGGGCGTCTCGGTAGTTATCGCCGGCGGTATGGGCTCCCGGGCACAGGAGCTGTTCGCCCGGAACCGTATCAAGGTCGTTACCAACGTACTGGCAAGCGACCCGGAGCAGGCTGTACTGAGCTATCTGGCCGGCACCCTGGAAACAGGCGGCGATGTCTGCGACCACTAG